The region CAGGGACAACCCATCCTTGCTCGGCAGCATCCGGTCGAGGATGATGATGTCGTACGCTTCGGTACAGGCCATTTCGATGCCTGTTTCGCCGTCCTGGGCGGTGTCCACCACGAAGCCGTTCTTCTTGAACAGGTGGCACAACGCGTCGGCCAGTCTGCTTTCGTCTTCCACGAGCAGCAGTTTCATCTACATCGTCCTTAAAGCCACAACCGTGTGTTGTATTATCCCTCCATGGAATCAATTATTTTTTCGGCGGCCAATGTTAAGGAAATGTTTAGTTTTCCGACGGTCTTGCGGGGAACTTAAAAGAATGAAATAATCGCCGCTAACGGGCAATTGCCCGGCAGGCCCTATTTTACCAGCCTTTTCTTGGATATCGCTTGTTTTTGTCGTATTTTGGCCATTTTTTTGCGGGTCGCGGCCGCACACTGTATAAAAAAAAGCCCGTCCACGGCACTGGACGGGGAGGTCGTATAAAAACAACCCAACATCGCATCAATATGTTCGGCCGCCAATGTTAAGAGTTTGTTTAATAAACGGCCGCGCCGGAAATATTTTTCCGGCGCGGCGGCGAGTATCCCGACGGCAGCGGCTTACGACAGGGTATCGATGAGCAGCATGATGTTGAGCGCCGTGACGATGACGCCGATGAGCACGAGTACAGCCCGTTGGAAACGGGAATTGGCGTATTTACCCATGACGGCGGCGGAGGACGTGAGGTAGACCTGCAGGAATATCGTCCAGGGCAGCTGGATGCTAAGCGCGACCTGCGAATAGATGAGCGCCCGGAAGGCGTCGTCGATGAACAGCAGGACGGCGAGCGCCAGGCCGTAGGTCAGCGCGACCCCCGTCCAGGAATGCCGGTCTTTGATGTCGTATGGTTCCCGGAACATGCCGGCGAAGATGCTGCCGCCGGCCATGCCGGCGGTGGTCGTCGAGGCGATGCCGGCGAACAGCAGCGCGACCGCGAACACCACCGCCGCCCCCTTCCCCATCAGCGGCTGGAGCATGTACTGGGCCTGCTGTAGTTCTTCGACCGGCACCCGGTGGGCGAAAAAGACGGCGGCGGCGACGAGGATCATGGCGCTGTTGATCGCCCAGCCGATTCCCATCGACAGCAGGGTGTCGAGAAATTCGTATTTCAGTTGTTTTTTGATCGTCGCTTCATCCTCCAGGTTCCACTGGCGACTCTGGATGACCTCGGAATGCAGGAACAGGTTGTGAGGCATGACCACCGCTCCCAGTACGCCCATCACTACCGCGAGCGAGCCAGTCGGGATGGCCGGCGCTACCCAGCCCGCGGCCGCCTGCGGCCAGTCGAGCCGGACCAGACTGAGTTCGTACAGGAAGGATACGCCGATTATGGAGACGAAGCCGATGATCATTTTTTCGAGCCTTTGGTATGAGTTGGACCACAGCAGCCAGGCGCACAGCAGCGCCGTCATCACCGCCGCGAGCTTTACGGGGATGCCGAACAGCATGTTGAGCGCGATGGCCCCGCCAAGGATTTCCGCCATGGCGGTGGCGACGGCGGCGGCCACGGCCGACAGCAGGACGGAGCGGGACACCCAGGGCCGCAGGTGGACGCTGGCGGCCTCGGACAGGCAGAGACCGGTGACGATCCCGAGGTGGGCGGCGTTGTGCTGCAGGATGATGAGCATGATCGTGGAGAGGGTGACCATCCACAGCAGCACGTACCCGTAACCCGCGCCGGCGGCCATGTTGGTCGCCCAGTTGCCGGGGTCGATGAAGCCGACGGTGACGAGTATGCCCGGGCCGATGTAACGCAGGATGCGCCGGGCCTGCAGGCTGATTTCGTGCCGGTTGTTGAAGTAAGCTGCCAGCGTTTTGCGCAAGTCCTTTTCCTCGCTTATTAAGGTGTTTAATTTATAAATATTCTCCGCTAAATCCTTTTATCCCTCTATTCCAGAGCTTGCGGCCAAAGGAGTGACCGCCGCGGCAGATGCAAGCGAACCGGAGGAAAAAATACGGCGCGCCGGCCCCAAAAGGCGGCGCGCCGTGCGAAGCGCGGTTAACTGTTGGTCCCGCTCAGTCTGCGCTGCAGCAGCCGGCCGAGGATGGTGAACACCATGTTGAATATGAGGATGGTGATGACGAGGAGGGCGCCGATGCCGTTGGCGATCTCGATCCGGTCGGGCACCAGGCCGACGGCCATGACGTACCACATGTGGACGGCGAGCGTCTCGCCAGCGGCGAGAAGGTTGGGGTCGGGCAGCACGCGCGACACCGTCGTGCCGGCGGTGAAGATGAGGATGGCCGATTCGCCCAGCGCCCGGCCGGCGGTCAGCGTGAGGCCGGTGATCATTCCCGGCAGGGCGGTGGGCAGCACCACCCGCCAGATGGTCTGCCATTTGGTGGCCCCCAGGGCGAGGCTGGCTTCGCGGTACTGGGCGGGAACGGTCCTGATGGCTTCCTCGGTGACCCTTACGATCACGGGGATGTTGAGCAGCGACAGGGTGAGCGCTCCGCCGATGATGCTGAAGCCCAGACCAAGGGTGTTGACGAAGATGATCATGCCGAACAGGCCGAGGACGATCGAGGGAACGGTGGCCAGGCTTTCGGTGCTGAGGCGGATGAGGTCGGTCAGCTTGCTGTGGCCGGCGTACTCGGCCAGGTAGATGCCGGCGCCGACGGCCACGGGGATGGAGAAGAGCATCGACAGGAAGAGGATGTAGAAGGAATTGAACAGCTGCGGGCCTACGCCGCCGCCGGCCCGGACGTCGGTCGACATGCCGGTGACGAAATCCCAGGACAGCACCGGCAGCCCTTTATAGAGAATATAGGAGAGAAAGGCGGCCAGGATGCCGAGAATCACCAGGCCGGCCAGCCACAGGACTATGTCGGCGGCTTGGTCGATCAGTTTGGGGCTGATGAACCGCTTGTCTTTCATCAGCACCGGTTGACGGTCAATCGCTTCAGCGTTCATTTCAGGCCACCCTCCCACCGGCCACCCTGCGGATGACCAGAATCATCGCCAGCGACAGCAGCAGCAGCGCCAGAGCCATGAGGAACAGCGAGTTGCCCCAGGCCGAGCCGAAGGGGGTGTTGCCCATTTCGACGACGATCTCGCTGGTGAGCGTCGAGGTGGGCATGAAGAGGGATTTGGCTATCTGGGGGGTGTTGCCGATGACCATCTGGACGGCCATCGTTTCGCCGACCGCCCTCGCCATGGCAAGGATTATCGAGGTGAGGATGCCGGGCAGGGCGGCCGGCAGAATGACGCCGGTGATCGTCTGCCAGCGGGTGGCCCCGAGGGCGAGCGACCCTTCTTCGAGGGCGCGGGGCACTGAGCGGATGGCGTCTTCGGAGATGCTGATGATCGTCGGCAGGATCATGACCGCCAGGATGGCCGCCGCCGCCATCAGGCCGAAGCCGGTGTTGACGCCGAAGTATACTCTGATGTGGGGAACGAGGATGGTAAGGCCGATGAAGCCGTAGACGACCGAGGGAATGGCGACGTACAGGTCAGTGGCGGGGCGCATTACGGCCCGCAGGCGCGGCGGGGCGATCTTGGCCATGAATATGGCCCCCGCCAGCCCGAGGGGCGCGCCGAGCAGCACGGCGAGGGCTGTTACATAGATCGAGCCGAGGATAAAGCTGAGAGCGCCGAACTGTCCTGCGGGCGGGTCCCATTTACCGGTGAGAAAGAATTCGGCCGGGCCGACCTCCTTGAAGGTCATGAGGCCCTGTTGGCCGACGAAGATGATGATGGCGGCGATGATGACCGTCAGCAGCAGGGCGCTGGCGATGAACAGGTAGCGCATGTAGCGGTCGTAGGCCAGTTTGAGGTTGTGGTTGCCGGCGTGTGCCGTTGTTGCCATTGTCCGTTCTCCCCCAAAGTCGTTGATGTTGTTCATTTTAATTATAAGGATTATCGCGCAGGCGATTGTTAAGGCCGTGTTAATTTTTCGTTAAGTTTGCGCCGGCCGCGATGTTTTGCGGCTTTCAGCCGCGGCCCGGGCAGGCGGCGGGCTAAAAAGGCGGCCGAATTCGCATTAAGAAGACCTTCGGCGTCATATAAATGAAATAGTGCTTTTCCCTGCGCGATTTTCTATCCGGGGCTGGTGGATTATGACGGGGTTCTGGAACACTTTGTTGCTGAATTTTTTCATTTCGTTCGGCATTATAGTGGGAGCTAGCATATTTGCCAGCGTGGCGGCGATCGTCAATAATCATCCGCCGATGAAAACCATGGTTACCGTGGCCGATTCGATGAAGATCTGGGCTGTCGCGGCGGCGCTGGGCGGTACGTTCCAGTCGATCGAGGCGCTGGAGCAGGGGCTTTTCCGCGGGGAGATCAGGTCGATCGTCAAGGAGCTGGTTTATATTGTCGCCGCTCTCGCCGGGGCGAATTCGGGCTTCAGTTTCATCATGCTCCTCAGAAGATGCCACCAATTATGGACAGACTGAGCAGCCGGCGTTACGCCCTGCCGGTCTGCCTGCTCGCCGGCCTGTTCAGCGGGTTTCTGCTCGGCGCGATCCTTGTCGCGGCTCTTCTGGGTTACCGGCTGGACGAATCGCTGCAGCGGATAAGCTCCCTGCAGGCGGCGGTGAATGAAAAGGACGCTCGGCTGGCGAAGCTAGAAGAATCGGTCAACAAGCGGAAATATATCCTCCGCCGGGTCGAGGTGGTTCTTAGTTTCAGCGGCGACGAAATGGAAAAAACGGCGCTGGATAAATATATAAAAAGCCGCTACAGCGGCCTGGTGGGCAAGGAGGTAGGCTCGATCGACGCCGAGTTGGCGGCGGAGGTGGTCGACAACCGGGTGGTGCGGATCAATAACCGCGATTACAGGCTTACCGTCGGTAAGATCGTCGTCGCGGATGTATTGAAGATCTGGGTCGCCGTCGCCCTCGTGCCCGCTTGACCGGGCCTGCTCCGGCGACCGGCATGCCAGGCCGGGACAGGCGGTCGAAACGCGGCCGATTATTGCTTGGAAAAAAACCGCAAAGGCGGCGGCGCCAGAGGCGCCGCCGCCTTTATTTATTACTTCTACATTACTTGGCCATTTTGGTGACCGGGACGAAGCCTTTATTTTCGGCGTACTTCTCCTGGAACTCCTTGCTGGTGGCGTATTCGATGAAGGCTTTCACGGCGCCGGTCGGCTGACCTTTGGTGAACATGCGGCCGAAGGTGTAGACGGGATATTTGCCGCTGGTGACGTTGTCGATCGAGAATTTGACGCCGTTAAACGCCAGCCCTTTTACCGTCTTGTCGACATAGGCGGCGTCGACGTAGCCGATGGCGCCGGGGGTCGAGGCGATGGCGGCCCGCACCGCGCCGTTGGAGTCCTGGATGACGGCGTTGTCGGTGAAGGACGCGCTCTTCATGACGACTTGCTGAATGGTGGCGCGGGAGCCGGACGACTTGGCGCGGTGGATGATGGTGATAGCCTGGTCTTTGCCGCCGACTTCCTTCCAGTTGGTGATCTTGCCGCTGAAGATGCCTACGTATTGGTCGGGGGTGAGGCTGTCGACGGTGACGCCGGGGTTGACGATGAAGACGAAGGGAATGCCGACAAGCTTGTGCTCTACGAGGCCGGCGCTCTTGAGGCTGTCCTGCAGGCCGACGTCGGAGTTGCCGATGTTGACCGATCCAGCGGCCACCTGGTTCTGGCCGGTGAACGAGCCGCCGCCGGCGATATTTACGGTGACTTTGGCGTTAGCCTTCTGGAACTCTTCCTGAGCCAGCTTGAGCAGGGGCAGCAGCGCCGTGGAGCCCGAGGCGGTGACGGTACCCTGGATTTCGGCCGCCTTCTTGGGCTGCTCGGATTTGCTCTGGCCGCAGCCGGCCAGCAAGGCGAGGCTGAGGCTAAGTACTAGAATGGCGGCCAGAAGTTTGGAAACTTTTTTCATGATTACCCTCCTAGATTTTTGATAGGTATGTCTTCTCCTAAATTATAACGCGCCTCATACGGGGCTTGTGTTAAGGCTGTGTTAACATTGTGTTAAAGTTCGACAGGCTATTTTTTTCGCCGCCCCGGGCTGTTATGATGGTATTATAAGCAGTGAGCAAGCTTTCTTATTTGGGAGGTAACCAGATGTTTTCGTCAGGCATCCGCAACCGCCTTATCGCTTCCTTCCTGCTGCTGGTCGGCGTCACGCTTCTGGCTCTCGGCAGCTATGTCCTGTGGTTTTTTCACGATTATAACACCGAGCGGCTGAAAGGCAATCTGCTCATCGAGGCGAAGATCAGCGAGCAGCTTCTCCTGCCTTATATGAAGGGCCCGCGGGAGAAGGCTTCCATAGAAGAGCTTATCCGGGAGCTTGTCACTAAGGTGGATCACCGCATCACGGTCATCGACAACAACGGCGTGGTGCTGGCCGATTCGTGGGAGAACCCGGCGGTGATGGAGAATCACCGGCAGCGCCCCGAGGTGATCGATGCTATCGCCGAAGGCCAGGGAGACGTTATCCGCTACAGTTCGACGATCGGCGAAAACTTTCTCTATGTGGCCATCCCGATGCGCGACGGCGCGGAAACCGTCGGCGTTGTCCGCGTAGCGGCCACGCTGGCGCACGTTGAAGCCGCCTTTGGCCGCATCAGGACGGTGCTGCTGCTGGCCTTCTTCGTGACGTCGCTGTTCGCCGTGCTGGTCAGTTTCCGCCTGGCCCGCAAGTACACCGCTCCTCTGGAAACGATAACCAAGGTAGCCCGCCATATGGGTCAGGGGCATCTGAACCGGCGCGTCCATATCCGCACCGGCGACGAGATCGAGGTCCTCGCCCACACCCTCAACAATCTGGCTGCCAGCCTCGACGACAAGATCAACGAGATCGTAGCCGAAAAACGCAAGCTAGAATTGATTCTGGAGAATATGGACAACGCCGTCGTGCTTCTCGACCGTTACGGGCAGGTGACGGACGTCAACCGGCAGGCTGCCGTCATTTTCGGGATAACGCCGGCGATGCTCGGCCAGCACAATATCCAGGTCATCGGCCACAGCGCCCTGGAGCAGGCTGTACGGCAGACGGTCGACGAGGGGCGGAGCCGCCACATCGACCTTAAGACCAATTTCGCCGATGTGAAGCGCGTTTTCCAGGTTTTTCTCGCCCCCATCCTTAATACCGACAATGAGCCCGCCGGCGTGCTGTGCGTTTTCCACGACATCACCGCCCTGAAGGAAATCGAGGAGCGGCAGGCCGACTTTGTCGCCAACGCCTCCCATGAGCTGGGAACGCCGCTCACCGCCATCAAGGGTTTCGCCGAGACGCTGCTGGATGGGGCGCTGTCCGATCCCAAGCTGAGCGTGAAGTTCATCACCATCATCCAGGAGGAGGCCGACCGGATGCACCGCCTGGTGAAGGAGCTGATGCAGCTCGCCCGTCTTAATTCGGCCGAGTACCGGCAGCAGGTGAGGCTTGAGCCGACCGACGTCGCGGCGGTGGCCGAGACGGTCATCGGCCAGCTATACCCCCAGTGGCGCGCCAAGGGACTCAACGTCGCGCTGGCGCCGGGCGACGGGCCGGTGCGGGCAATGGCCAATCCCGACTGGCTGACCCAGGTGCTGGTCAATCTGCTCGATAACAGCATTAAGTTCACCCCGTCCGGTGGCCGGGTGACAGTTGCCTGCGCCCAGGACGCCGGGAGCGCCGTCATCACGGTCGAGGATACAGGCGTCGGCATCCCGGCGGCCGATCTGCCGCTTATTTTCGACCGCTTCTACCGGGTGGATAAGGCCCGGGTCCGCGAGGGCGGCGGCAGCGGTCTCGGCCTGTCGATCGTCAAGTTCATCGTGGACACGCTGGGCGGGACGATCGCCGTGAAAAGCAAGGCCGGCGAGGGAACGACGTTCACCATCACCCTGCCGCTGGCCGAATAACGGCCGGATGCGGAAAAGCCCTTACGCGCGCATGCACTGAACCCCGGCCAATGGACACAGATAAAAAGCCCTATCGTAGGATTAGATGAGATTACGCAAACTGGCGTCGTTTTTCGAGCGGCGTCAGTTTTGTTTTGAGTTGAATACGCTCGTGGTTGTAGAAAAAAATGTAGTTATCAATAAGCTGACGCGCCTGATCGACCGTCTTTGGCTTATGCCGCCGGATACACTCGGTCTTAAGGATGCTGAAGAAGTTTTCTGCCGGCGCGTTGTCATAGCAGTTTCCCCGCCTTGACATGGACGGAGTAATGCCGTAATTTTGAGTTAGGGTGAAATATGCCTGGGAAGTGTATTGAAACCCCTGGTCACTGTGGAGGTGCAACTCTGCAGTGACCGCTTCTTTTGCCTTGGCTTGCCGAACGGTTCGCAGAACCAGGTTGACCGACTGCTCGGTTCCAGTCTGGTAGGCGACAATACTGTTGTCAAACAGGTCGCGAATCATGGATAGATACAAGGTTCCCTGCGGCGTCTGGATATAGGAAACATCCGTTACCCATTTCTGATTAGGTTTGATGGCTGTGAAATCGCGGCCGAGGATATTCGGATACCGGTGCAGTTGACCGCTCATCTGCCGGTACTTTTTTCTGCGCCGGATTTGCGCCAGCAACCCGTACTTGTTCATGATGCGCAGCACCGCCTTATGGTTTTTCTTAATGCCTCGCCT is a window of Selenomonadales bacterium 4137-cl DNA encoding:
- the pstA gene encoding phosphate ABC transporter permease PstA, which translates into the protein MSPKLIDQAADIVLWLAGLVILGILAAFLSYILYKGLPVLSWDFVTGMSTDVRAGGGVGPQLFNSFYILFLSMLFSIPVAVGAGIYLAEYAGHSKLTDLIRLSTESLATVPSIVLGLFGMIIFVNTLGLGFSIIGGALTLSLLNIPVIVRVTEEAIRTVPAQYREASLALGATKWQTIWRVVLPTALPGMITGLTLTAGRALGESAILIFTAGTTVSRVLPDPNLLAAGETLAVHMWYVMAVGLVPDRIEIANGIGALLVITILIFNMVFTILGRLLQRRLSGTNS
- a CDS encoding ATP-binding protein, coding for MFSSGIRNRLIASFLLLVGVTLLALGSYVLWFFHDYNTERLKGNLLIEAKISEQLLLPYMKGPREKASIEELIRELVTKVDHRITVIDNNGVVLADSWENPAVMENHRQRPEVIDAIAEGQGDVIRYSSTIGENFLYVAIPMRDGAETVGVVRVAATLAHVEAAFGRIRTVLLLAFFVTSLFAVLVSFRLARKYTAPLETITKVARHMGQGHLNRRVHIRTGDEIEVLAHTLNNLAASLDDKINEIVAEKRKLELILENMDNAVVLLDRYGQVTDVNRQAAVIFGITPAMLGQHNIQVIGHSALEQAVRQTVDEGRSRHIDLKTNFADVKRVFQVFLAPILNTDNEPAGVLCVFHDITALKEIEERQADFVANASHELGTPLTAIKGFAETLLDGALSDPKLSVKFITIIQEEADRMHRLVKELMQLARLNSAEYRQQVRLEPTDVAAVAETVIGQLYPQWRAKGLNVALAPGDGPVRAMANPDWLTQVLVNLLDNSIKFTPSGGRVTVACAQDAGSAVITVEDTGVGIPAADLPLIFDRFYRVDKARVREGGGSGLGLSIVKFIVDTLGGTIAVKSKAGEGTTFTITLPLAE
- a CDS encoding phosphate ABC transporter substrate-binding protein, encoding MKKVSKLLAAILVLSLSLALLAGCGQSKSEQPKKAAEIQGTVTASGSTALLPLLKLAQEEFQKANAKVTVNIAGGGSFTGQNQVAAGSVNIGNSDVGLQDSLKSAGLVEHKLVGIPFVFIVNPGVTVDSLTPDQYVGIFSGKITNWKEVGGKDQAITIIHRAKSSGSRATIQQVVMKSASFTDNAVIQDSNGAVRAAIASTPGAIGYVDAAYVDKTVKGLAFNGVKFSIDNVTSGKYPVYTFGRMFTKGQPTGAVKAFIEYATSKEFQEKYAENKGFVPVTKMAK
- a CDS encoding YtrH family sporulation protein translates to MTGFWNTLLLNFFISFGIIVGASIFASVAAIVNNHPPMKTMVTVADSMKIWAVAAALGGTFQSIEALEQGLFRGEIRSIVKELVYIVAALAGANSGFSFIMLLRRCHQLWTD
- a CDS encoding Nramp family divalent metal transporter; amino-acid sequence: MRKTLAAYFNNRHEISLQARRILRYIGPGILVTVGFIDPGNWATNMAAGAGYGYVLLWMVTLSTIMLIILQHNAAHLGIVTGLCLSEAASVHLRPWVSRSVLLSAVAAAVATAMAEILGGAIALNMLFGIPVKLAAVMTALLCAWLLWSNSYQRLEKMIIGFVSIIGVSFLYELSLVRLDWPQAAAGWVAPAIPTGSLAVVMGVLGAVVMPHNLFLHSEVIQSRQWNLEDEATIKKQLKYEFLDTLLSMGIGWAINSAMILVAAAVFFAHRVPVEELQQAQYMLQPLMGKGAAVVFAVALLFAGIASTTTAGMAGGSIFAGMFREPYDIKDRHSWTGVALTYGLALAVLLFIDDAFRALIYSQVALSIQLPWTIFLQVYLTSSAAVMGKYANSRFQRAVLVLIGVIVTALNIMLLIDTLS
- a CDS encoding IS3 family transposase, which encodes MRAQVKYIAIAQNAGKHPVAVMCNFFEVSRSGYYAYLKRKDRSSAEEKLAALIQKCQRQTNGTYGYRRVGIWLERRGIKKNHKAVLRIMNKYGLLAQIRRRKKYRQMSGQLHRYPNILGRDFTAIKPNQKWVTDVSYIQTPQGTLYLSMIRDLFDNSIVAYQTGTEQSVNLVLRTVRQAKAKEAVTAELHLHSDQGFQYTSQAYFTLTQNYGITPSMSRRGNCYDNAPAENFFSILKTECIRRHKPKTVDQARQLIDNYIFFYNHERIQLKTKLTPLEKRRQFA
- the pstC gene encoding phosphate ABC transporter permease subunit PstC, with the translated sequence MATTAHAGNHNLKLAYDRYMRYLFIASALLLTVIIAAIIIFVGQQGLMTFKEVGPAEFFLTGKWDPPAGQFGALSFILGSIYVTALAVLLGAPLGLAGAIFMAKIAPPRLRAVMRPATDLYVAIPSVVYGFIGLTILVPHIRVYFGVNTGFGLMAAAAILAVMILPTIISISEDAIRSVPRALEEGSLALGATRWQTITGVILPAALPGILTSIILAMARAVGETMAVQMVIGNTPQIAKSLFMPTSTLTSEIVVEMGNTPFGSAWGNSLFLMALALLLLSLAMILVIRRVAGGRVA